The following proteins are co-located in the Sphingorhabdus lutea genome:
- a CDS encoding LytR/AlgR family response regulator transcription factor, which yields MTIKTILVDDETLAIQGLQLRLEAFEDVEIVATCRNGREAIRKIKTLKPDLVFLDIQMPGFDGFSVVQGIMDIDPPMIVFVTAYSEHAIRAFDAEAIDYLMKPVDEDRLRDTLERVRSKIADKKVGVEVERLREVINQVAPDAVNNIDIEVEDENLGQRYEKLINIKDRGQIFRVDVETIERIDAAGDYMCIYTADNSLILRETMKDLEKRFDPRVFQRVHRSTIVNLNLVREVKPHTNGECFLILESGAQVKVSRSYRDVVARFVH from the coding sequence ATGACCATTAAAACAATCTTGGTTGATGATGAAACCCTTGCCATACAGGGGTTGCAATTAAGGCTTGAGGCATTTGAGGATGTTGAAATTGTCGCAACATGCCGCAATGGACGCGAGGCCATTCGCAAAATTAAAACATTAAAACCCGACTTGGTGTTTTTAGACATTCAAATGCCTGGATTTGATGGATTTTCGGTGGTGCAGGGGATTATGGATATTGACCCGCCAATGATTGTATTTGTCACCGCATATTCCGAACATGCCATTCGGGCATTTGATGCAGAGGCGATTGATTATTTGATGAAGCCTGTTGACGAAGACCGCTTGCGCGACACTTTGGAACGGGTGCGCAGCAAAATTGCTGATAAAAAAGTGGGCGTAGAGGTGGAACGTCTGCGCGAGGTAATCAATCAGGTTGCACCCGATGCGGTCAATAATATTGATATAGAGGTTGAGGATGAAAATCTTGGCCAAAGATATGAAAAGCTGATTAACATTAAAGATCGCGGGCAAATTTTCCGTGTCGATGTGGAAACGATTGAGCGCATTGACGCGGCGGGCGATTATATGTGCATTTATACTGCGGATAATTCGCTTATTTTACGCGAAACGATGAAGGATTTGGAGAAAAGATTTGATCCGCGCGTTTTCCAACGTGTTCATCGCTCCACCATTGTGAATTTAAACCTGGTCAGAGAGGTAAAGCCGCACACTAATGGCGAATGTTTCTTAATTTTGGAATCGGGCGCTCAAGTAAAGGTCAGTCGTAGCTACCGCGATGTGGTGGCTCGATTTGTGCATTAA
- the rpmB gene encoding 50S ribosomal protein L28 → MSRICELTGKGRLVGNNVSHANNKTKRTFLPNLQNVTLISDALEQSFKFRVSTSGLRSVEHVGGLDNWLMKTKAEKLSASAQKVKKELAKKLAAAA, encoded by the coding sequence ATGTCGCGCATTTGCGAATTGACCGGCAAAGGTCGCCTAGTTGGTAATAATGTTAGCCACGCTAACAATAAAACAAAAAGAACATTTCTGCCCAATTTGCAGAATGTAACATTGATTTCGGACGCGTTGGAGCAAAGCTTCAAATTTCGCGTTTCTACTTCTGGCTTACGTTCGGTTGAACATGTTGGCGGTTTGGACAATTGGTTGATGAAAACCAAAGCTGAAAAGCTAAGCGCCTCTGCGCAAAAAGTTAAAAAAGAGCTAGCTAAGAAATTGGCTGCTGCTGCCTAA
- a CDS encoding esterase-like activity of phytase family protein — MKASGLKISSYNKYAQAFILILFFIILLAGLRITRINNSQSIWFEKLDLIDNGRANKADLSQIGPLKFISAWELKSYNADFGGISALVAIGQNRFLGTSDAGTLIGFGLSGDMQTDRPFIAPLPNSTGPGKSYKDRDSESMAYNPATGEYWVGTEFTQKITRYSPSFANSTGEVQPDLMKNWPSNSGPEAISRLIDGRFIIFSEGADGPEEGSYQAILFSGDPVERGAKASPFYHKPPKGFKITDATLLPNGDILCLYRSIGFPEGFAAKIGILKNQHIAPHKMSASKIIATLSPPLLVDNMEGITLTHENGRFYIWIISDNNFNIWQRTILMKFELPANLAHDGTHSKKPVDIVPGFQSM, encoded by the coding sequence ATGAAAGCATCTGGTTTGAAAATCTCTTCCTATAATAAATATGCCCAAGCATTTATTTTAATATTATTTTTCATAATATTATTGGCAGGATTAAGGATAACCAGAATAAATAACAGCCAATCAATTTGGTTTGAAAAACTGGATTTAATCGACAATGGCAGAGCAAATAAAGCTGATTTATCCCAAATCGGACCGTTAAAATTTATTTCTGCGTGGGAATTGAAAAGTTATAATGCCGATTTTGGCGGCATATCTGCATTGGTTGCCATTGGCCAAAATCGTTTCTTGGGGACCAGTGATGCCGGAACTTTAATAGGATTCGGTTTAAGCGGCGATATGCAAACGGACCGGCCCTTTATCGCGCCATTGCCCAACAGCACAGGCCCCGGAAAATCATATAAGGACCGCGATAGTGAAAGCATGGCATATAATCCGGCCACTGGTGAATATTGGGTCGGGACAGAATTTACCCAGAAAATCACCCGCTACTCCCCCTCCTTCGCCAATTCCACCGGCGAAGTGCAGCCTGATTTAATGAAAAATTGGCCCAGCAATAGCGGGCCAGAGGCCATAAGCCGTTTAATCGACGGGCGGTTCATTATTTTTTCAGAAGGCGCAGATGGCCCAGAAGAAGGCAGCTATCAAGCCATTTTATTCAGCGGCGATCCAGTTGAAAGGGGCGCAAAGGCCAGCCCATTTTACCATAAGCCGCCAAAGGGATTTAAAATAACCGATGCGACATTATTGCCAAATGGCGATATTTTATGCCTATATCGCTCCATCGGCTTTCCAGAAGGCTTTGCGGCCAAAATTGGCATATTAAAAAATCAGCATATTGCGCCACATAAAATGAGCGCGTCAAAAATCATTGCCACCCTATCACCCCCCTTATTGGTGGATAATATGGAAGGGATCACTCTTACCCATGAAAATGGACGTTTTTATATCTGGATAATATCCGATAATAATTTCAATATATGGCAACGTACCATTTTAATGAAATTTGAACTGCCCGCCAATCTTGCCCATGATGGCACGCACAGCAAAAAGCCGGTGGACATAGTCCCCGGCTTTCAAAGCATGTAA
- a CDS encoding glycine zipper 2TM domain-containing protein, with amino-acid sequence MMMYKMSKIALIGASVISMIGVSNAEAKGANHYQSKPGYYQYSGYNDGYYEGRRDQRRVEQQRDRRQERYDDRRDSRNVYRSNNNAYRCDKGTGGTIIGAIAGGLVGNEVARRGNKTEGVIIGAAVGAMAGRAIDKSDSPCRR; translated from the coding sequence ATGATGATGTATAAGATGTCAAAAATTGCTTTAATCGGTGCAAGTGTCATTTCAATGATTGGTGTGTCCAATGCAGAGGCAAAGGGCGCAAATCATTATCAGTCTAAACCCGGCTATTATCAATATAGCGGATATAATGATGGTTATTATGAAGGTCGCCGTGATCAACGCCGTGTCGAACAGCAAAGGGATAGACGCCAAGAACGTTATGATGACCGCCGCGATAGCCGCAATGTTTATCGCAGCAATAATAATGCCTATCGATGTGATAAGGGCACGGGCGGCACAATTATTGGCGCAATCGCCGGAGGATTGGTCGGTAATGAAGTCGCGCGCCGTGGCAATAAAACCGAAGGTGTCATTATTGGCGCGGCGGTTGGTGCAATGGCGGGCCGGGCAATAGACAAATCGGATAGCCCCTGCCGTCGATAA
- a CDS encoding helicase-related protein, which translates to MSNIKAILGPTNTGKTHVAIERMCAHSSGVMGFPLRLLAREIYDRLVRIKGEAKVALLTGEERIEPPTARYYCCTAESMPIFSPHMAVQNHAAQNINGTVFRDFAFAAIDEAQLGADPERGHIFTDRLLNVRGREETMILGSHSLSPIIRDLIPKAEISSRPRFSTLSYGGPKKLSRLPKRSAIVAFSVEEVYRIAELLRRFRGGAAIVMGSLSPGARNAQVEMFQSGEVDYLVATDAIGMGLNLDFDHLAFASLIKFDGRKRRRLTISEMAQIAGRAGRHQKDGSFGPLSGECEIFRDEEIAAIEAHEFPLLDNLYWRRSELDYSTIETLIDDLETPPTHHRLRSAPPSLDIQILKNLANMPAIADQINNADMVKKLWQAASLPDFRGIGVEPHSRFVAGLWRYLGQGSGRISGEYFAKEIDRLDKADGDIEILTGRLQSVRSWNYIAQRPDWVDEPGGLRERAGAVEARLSENLHRQLRERFVNRRTSVLLRQKSQFSNILPVKVDKDGQILVDGESIGTLDGFQFIVDANAKHADRKIFEAAAQKSLGTILKERAFLVQASGDDNFTLNNIAAGQAILQWNDTPLGTLEKGKSLLQPEFRPHSAVAGLEADAMAAVVERAKAWIDAQITRNLAGVKALDELAENPEIDGAIRALAAQLADAGGVSGRAYLSDSINAIAKENRGAARKAGIVFGALDIFHHAALKPGAARWRSYLSAIYFGKPVADLPPESAVHLTEWNFASNDDCRNAGYRRVGNEYLRIDLAERIVKKAHEARGKGEISVMDMTFATSLGLSNDALTALMRDAGFKPAEAHEVTAEPVAEVNADSAKIDNGDIAASEVAIAEAPATEAPSAEAEVVAAEVVAAEVAPAEVVPVEIAPEAEAEPSAEADAAQNIEQKLPPTYWKWVGIRRKKFDRNNNAHKMAERGDRRNERQNKKPGHKNKHKGPRDDMPRFEPKPRQNAGHFDALLALKK; encoded by the coding sequence ATGAGCAATATAAAGGCCATATTAGGGCCAACAAATACGGGCAAAACCCATGTCGCCATTGAACGGATGTGCGCGCATAGCAGCGGGGTTATGGGCTTTCCACTGCGTTTATTGGCGCGCGAAATTTATGACCGATTGGTCAGGATTAAGGGCGAGGCCAAGGTTGCTTTATTAACCGGCGAGGAACGGATTGAACCGCCAACGGCGCGATATTATTGCTGCACTGCCGAATCAATGCCCATTTTTTCGCCGCATATGGCAGTTCAAAATCACGCTGCGCAAAATATAAATGGCACTGTTTTTCGTGATTTTGCCTTTGCTGCCATTGATGAGGCGCAATTGGGCGCAGATCCAGAGCGTGGACATATATTTACCGACCGTTTGTTAAATGTTCGCGGGCGTGAGGAAACGATGATTTTGGGATCGCACAGCCTGTCGCCCATTATCCGCGATTTAATCCCCAAGGCAGAAATTAGCAGCAGGCCACGTTTTTCGACATTAAGCTATGGTGGACCGAAAAAGCTGTCCCGCCTGCCCAAAAGGTCGGCAATCGTCGCCTTTTCGGTGGAAGAAGTATATCGCATCGCCGAATTATTACGCCGATTTCGTGGCGGCGCAGCCATTGTGATGGGCAGCCTGTCGCCCGGCGCGCGCAATGCACAGGTGGAAATGTTTCAATCGGGCGAGGTGGATTATCTTGTCGCGACCGATGCCATTGGCATGGGGTTAAACCTTGATTTTGATCATTTGGCCTTTGCTTCTTTAATCAAATTTGATGGCCGCAAACGCCGCCGTTTAACCATTTCGGAAATGGCGCAAATCGCAGGAAGAGCGGGGCGGCACCAAAAAGATGGCAGTTTTGGTCCATTATCGGGCGAGTGTGAAATTTTCCGTGACGAGGAAATCGCCGCGATTGAGGCGCATGAATTTCCATTATTGGATAATTTATATTGGCGCAGGAGCGAGCTGGATTATTCAACAATTGAAACTTTGATTGATGATTTGGAAACCCCGCCAACTCATCATCGGCTGCGCAGTGCGCCGCCATCATTGGACATTCAAATATTAAAAAATTTGGCCAATATGCCCGCAATTGCCGACCAAATAAATAATGCGGATATGGTGAAAAAATTGTGGCAAGCGGCCAGCCTGCCGGATTTTCGCGGAATTGGCGTTGAACCACATAGCCGCTTTGTTGCTGGGCTATGGCGATATTTGGGGCAGGGCAGCGGCAGGATATCGGGTGAATATTTTGCCAAGGAAATTGACCGATTGGACAAGGCGGACGGCGATATTGAAATATTGACCGGACGGCTGCAATCGGTGCGCAGTTGGAATTATATTGCACAGCGACCTGATTGGGTTGATGAACCTGGCGGGCTTCGTGAACGGGCCGGCGCGGTGGAGGCGAGGCTTTCGGAAAATTTGCATCGGCAATTACGCGAAAGATTTGTTAACCGGCGAACATCGGTGTTGTTAAGGCAAAAATCGCAATTTTCCAATATTTTACCAGTTAAAGTTGACAAGGATGGTCAGATATTGGTTGATGGCGAAAGCATAGGAACACTTGACGGATTTCAATTCATCGTTGATGCAAATGCGAAACATGCTGATCGCAAAATTTTTGAAGCGGCGGCGCAAAAATCCTTAGGGACGATATTAAAAGAAAGGGCGTTTTTGGTGCAAGCATCTGGAGACGATAATTTTACACTAAACAACATTGCGGCCGGACAGGCGATTTTGCAATGGAATGATACGCCGCTAGGAACTTTGGAAAAGGGCAAAAGCTTGCTGCAGCCCGAATTTCGCCCGCACAGCGCGGTTGCCGGGCTGGAAGCCGACGCAATGGCTGCTGTGGTGGAGCGAGCCAAGGCATGGATTGACGCGCAAATCACCCGCAATTTGGCGGGGGTAAAAGCGTTGGATGAATTGGCCGAAAATCCTGAAATTGATGGTGCGATCCGTGCTTTGGCCGCGCAATTGGCGGATGCAGGCGGGGTTTCTGGCCGTGCATATTTGTCCGATTCGATTAACGCCATTGCCAAGGAAAATCGCGGAGCAGCGCGCAAGGCGGGCATTGTTTTTGGCGCATTGGATATTTTCCATCATGCCGCGTTAAAACCGGGTGCCGCACGGTGGCGCAGCTATCTTTCCGCCATTTATTTTGGCAAGCCAGTGGCCGATTTACCGCCCGAAAGCGCGGTTCATTTAACCGAATGGAATTTCGCCAGCAATGATGATTGCCGCAATGCAGGATATCGCCGTGTCGGTAATGAATATTTGCGAATCGATTTAGCTGAACGCATTGTCAAAAAAGCGCATGAGGCGCGGGGCAAGGGCGAAATTTCGGTCATGGATATGACATTTGCCACATCATTGGGGCTTAGCAATGATGCATTGACCGCATTGATGCGTGATGCAGGATTTAAACCAGCAGAAGCACATGAAGTTACGGCAGAGCCAGTAGCGGAAGTTAACGCAGATAGCGCAAAAATAGATAATGGCGATATAGCCGCGAGCGAAGTGGCAATAGCCGAAGCGCCCGCAACCGAAGCGCCCTCAGCCGAAGCTGAGGTAGTCGCAGCCGAAGTAGTCGCTGCAGAGGTGGCGCCGGCAGAGGTCGTGCCAGTTGAAATAGCGCCTGAAGCTGAAGCAGAGCCTAGCGCGGAGGCAGATGCCGCACAAAATATTGAACAAAAATTGCCGCCAACCTATTGGAAATGGGTGGGGATAAGACGCAAAAAATTTGATCGAAACAATAATGCGCATAAAATGGCTGAACGTGGGGATAGGCGCAATGAAAGGCAGAATAAAAAGCCTGGACATAAAAATAAGCATAAAGGTCCGCGCGATGATATGCCCCGCTTTGAACCCAAGCCGCGTCAAAATGCCGGACATTTTGATGCCCTATTGGCATTAAAAAAATAA
- a CDS encoding HD domain-containing protein, with product MEQKDKKAKFTAMTEGTAEDWGIIAGQFMPFASKVADRVLDHLRLLDGDYGGFPIDRLQHCLQTATRAHRDGRDEQYVVMALLHDIGDTLGSYNHPEVAAAIIKPFVSEENHWICEHHGAFQGYYYFHYLGMDRNLRENFRGHKYFDACAEFCEKYDQAAFDPEYKSEALSFFEPMVRRVMAAPLASMYKQAVDAA from the coding sequence ATGGAGCAAAAGGACAAAAAGGCAAAATTTACCGCAATGACAGAGGGAACAGCAGAAGATTGGGGCATTATTGCAGGCCAATTCATGCCCTTTGCCAGCAAAGTCGCCGATAGGGTGCTGGACCATTTGCGTTTATTGGATGGCGACTATGGCGGTTTTCCCATCGATCGCCTGCAACATTGCCTGCAAACCGCGACGCGCGCCCACCGCGATGGCCGTGATGAGCAATATGTCGTCATGGCATTATTACATGATATTGGCGACACTTTGGGCAGTTATAATCATCCAGAGGTGGCTGCCGCCATTATTAAACCATTTGTGAGCGAAGAAAATCATTGGATTTGCGAACATCATGGCGCATTTCAGGGATATTATTATTTCCACTATCTGGGCATGGATCGCAATTTACGCGAAAATTTCAGGGGGCATAAATATTTTGATGCTTGCGCCGAATTTTGTGAAAAATATGATCAGGCCGCATTTGACCCCGAATATAAAAGCGAAGCTTTGAGTTTTTTTGAACCCATGGTCCGCCGCGTCATGGCCGCCCCTTTGGCCAGCATGTATAAACAAGCGGTGGATGCGGCATAA
- the fdxA gene encoding ferredoxin FdxA — protein sequence MTYVVTDACIRCKYMDCVEVCPVDCFYEGENMLVINPSECIDCGVCEPECPAEAILPDTEDGLEKWLELNTVYSAEWPNITTSKEPPADADEFKNVEDKFDKYFSSEPGEGD from the coding sequence ATGACATATGTAGTCACCGATGCGTGCATCCGCTGTAAATATATGGATTGCGTTGAAGTATGTCCTGTGGACTGCTTTTATGAAGGTGAAAATATGTTGGTTATCAACCCAAGCGAGTGCATTGATTGCGGCGTTTGTGAACCAGAATGCCCCGCAGAGGCGATTCTGCCCGATACAGAGGATGGTTTGGAAAAATGGTTGGAGCTGAACACCGTTTACAGCGCGGAATGGCCCAATATCACCACCAGCAAAGAGCCGCCAGCGGATGCAGATGAATTTAAAAATGTCGAAGATAAATTCGACAAATATTTCAGTTCAGAACCCGGCGAGGGCGATTGA
- a CDS encoding sensor histidine kinase, producing MAVIELSTQPFFSNKNKAFWYLHSLGWAGAVILRSASALANGQPLGFLIPLILSAVTGYSITLLLSVIYRAVIEKRPLITWGVTTISVFIGAAIFAYIDVWVLQILRPIAEEKAFVQLLLGALYVDGILIGAWTALYYAINFFVRAEEQQDEMIRLEAQATSAQLTMLRYQLNPHFLFNTLNSISTLVLLKQTVQANAMLSRLSSFLRYTLINQAEAKVTLAQEIETLKLYLDIEKMRFEERLRPSFEIEPLCTQALLPSLLLQPLVENAIKYAVTPKEEGAEISIKAVKLGGRLRIIVSDSGPGMTDHHEMKISSTGLGMANIRERLLQAYGENQRFEYYSGAGGGFEVLVELPYEEKKIEMQQNNIFANNEVSLEDISSIGGMDIMGEGTKA from the coding sequence ATGGCAGTAATTGAATTAAGCACCCAACCATTTTTTTCTAATAAGAATAAGGCATTTTGGTATTTACACAGCCTTGGCTGGGCGGGCGCGGTTATTTTACGCTCGGCATCGGCATTGGCCAATGGACAGCCACTGGGCTTTTTAATTCCGCTTATTTTATCCGCGGTTACGGGATATTCCATCACCTTGCTTTTGTCGGTAATTTACCGTGCGGTGATTGAAAAACGTCCGTTAATTACTTGGGGTGTGACCACGATTTCGGTTTTTATTGGCGCTGCGATTTTTGCCTATATTGATGTGTGGGTGCTGCAAATTTTGCGCCCAATTGCCGAGGAAAAGGCATTTGTTCAATTATTGTTGGGCGCATTATATGTTGATGGTATCTTAATCGGCGCGTGGACCGCGCTTTATTATGCGATAAATTTCTTTGTTCGGGCGGAGGAACAACAAGATGAGATGATCAGGTTGGAGGCTCAGGCGACCAGTGCGCAATTAACAATGCTGCGTTATCAATTAAACCCGCATTTTTTGTTTAATACATTGAACAGTATTTCGACATTGGTTTTGTTAAAACAAACCGTTCAGGCAAATGCAATGCTTTCCAGGCTATCATCATTTTTGCGCTATACCTTAATAAATCAGGCAGAGGCCAAGGTGACATTGGCGCAGGAAATTGAAACATTAAAATTATATCTGGATATTGAAAAAATGCGTTTTGAAGAACGTCTTCGTCCCAGTTTTGAAATAGAGCCGCTGTGCACACAGGCTTTATTACCATCATTATTGCTTCAGCCATTAGTCGAAAATGCGATTAAATATGCCGTAACACCCAAGGAAGAGGGGGCGGAAATTTCAATCAAAGCGGTGAAACTTGGCGGGCGGCTGCGTATCATTGTGTCCGATAGCGGGCCGGGGATGACCGACCATCATGAAATGAAGATTAGCTCGACCGGGCTTGGCATGGCCAATATTCGGGAGCGTTTGTTACAGGCATATGGCGAAAATCAACGTTTTGAATATTATAGCGGCGCCGGAGGCGGGTTTGAGGTGTTGGTGGAGCTGCCCTATGAAGAAAAGAAAATTGAGATGCAGCAAAATAATATTTTTGCCAATAATGAAGTAAGTTTAGAAGATATAAGCAGCATTGGCGGCATGGATATTATGGGTGAAGGAACAAAGGCATGA
- the tadA gene encoding tRNA adenosine(34) deaminase TadA produces the protein MNLTQMPFMTAALALARQAMDENEVPVGAVVVKNQQIIGRGFNRPLATHDPTAHAEIAAIRDAAQFLGNDRLQDCDIWVTLEPCAMCAGAIAHARIKRLYFGAGDAKGGAVEHGPILFGQSTVHHKPEIYGGIMAEEATALLKLFFQSRR, from the coding sequence ATGAATTTAACTCAAATGCCATTTATGACCGCTGCATTGGCGCTTGCTCGTCAAGCTATGGATGAAAATGAAGTGCCCGTCGGCGCGGTGGTTGTAAAGAATCAGCAAATTATTGGACGTGGGTTTAACCGCCCCCTTGCCACGCATGATCCCACCGCCCATGCCGAAATTGCCGCCATTCGTGATGCTGCCCAATTTCTGGGCAATGATAGGTTACAAGATTGTGATATTTGGGTGACGTTGGAACCATGCGCCATGTGCGCAGGCGCAATTGCCCATGCACGAATAAAAAGGCTGTATTTTGGCGCAGGCGATGCAAAGGGCGGCGCGGTGGAACATGGCCCGATTTTATTTGGCCAATCAACTGTGCATCATAAACCGGAAATTTACGGTGGAATCATGGCCGAAGAAGCAACGGCATTGTTAAAATTATTTTTTCAAAGCCGCCGTTAA